The Chlamydia poikilotherma DNA segment CACTACGTCGTCAACGAGGAAGAAAAAAAATCCGTTTAGATATATAAAAAAGCCCGAAGGGCATACTTCGAGCTTTTCTTAAGATAGTGCCTAAGAAGATCAATCTTGTGAGTCTTCTTCAGTTTCTTCTGTCTCATTATTTTGTTGGTTCCTTTCGTCAGAAGAATGATCGGTTGAAGACGAACTTTCAGAAGTAACTGCTTCAGATGATGAACTATTTTTTGTCTTCTTCTTTTCCCACCAGCTATTAAGACGACTGCGTACAGTTGGGCTACTACCAGCAGCATTTAACGAAAGATTAGAGCTACCTCTTCTTACTGGGGTAGGAGCTAGCATTTGTTCGGCTCTATTTAATTGTTGCTGTATTTGATCAATTGTTGATTTAGCTGCATCTAATTCTGCTGTTTTTTCTAATAATAGACGACGGGATCTAGCAATTTCTGTATCAAAATCACAATTCAATCTCTCTATCATGCTGTGTTGGTTTGCAACAACTCTAGAGAGATCTTCGTTAAGATTAGCTATACGAGCTGCTTTTTTTTGGGTATCCGCAACCAGATCTCTAATCCTATCTTCAAGTTGCTGTACTTTAACTTTTTCATTAGCCAATTCAACCTGAAGCACTTGAATTTGTTGTTCTTGTTGCTGAATGGTAGTTTCAGCTTCTTGTAGACGTGTCTGAGGTAGAGTATTTTCTTCGTTAGCCCGCCTTAACCCTTCTTCAGCGTGC contains these protein-coding regions:
- a CDS encoding IncA family protein, translating into MTSPISRSSSHEEAIEKVSVLKRVCQNSHISRKIVSITLIAVGVILVISGILLLTLTIASLPSAFSIALGATVLALGTSLISFGIAMRILKKPYSPHEEEDVLASEIIRTRGVVEQKIAEISRLQTELDESQRQLAEVSGELEIEKQTGVDLQLRLQHAEEGLRRANEENTLPQTRLQEAETTIQQQEQQIQVLQVELANEKVKVQQLEDRIRDLVADTQKKAARIANLNEDLSRVVANQHSMIERLNCDFDTEIARSRRLLLEKTAELDAAKSTIDQIQQQLNRAEQMLAPTPVRRGSSNLSLNAAGSSPTVRSRLNSWWEKKKTKNSSSSEAVTSESSSSTDHSSDERNQQNNETEETEEDSQD